The Rhododendron vialii isolate Sample 1 chromosome 1a, ASM3025357v1 region AGCTGGGATTTATGTTTTGGTTGGAGATTCCTTAGTTTCTATAGACCTCgtatatttgtttgtttgtttgtatgaTGTATTGCATGAGAACATCATTGTACAATTGTGTTTCTGAAAAGTTAATTGCAAACTGCATGATCTGATAGGTATAGTTAGAATCGTACAATTCACGattcatatttttcaatttgaTACAATTCGGTGGGTAAGCTGCAAATCGTAAGTGAATCGGAGAATTGGTGATCCGAATCGGTGAATCGTTTGGTTCACTTAAAATtttcgaaattcattttttactcattttttgcttttttgtagTTGGAAAAGGGTCCAAACTATTCTTGTAAGGTCTTTTCTATTGTTGTATGCCATCTTTTGTCTATGTTTCTCAATTCTCCTTATGTAGTATTATACGTAATAAGGAAGATTTATTATGAGAGAGGATAGAGAATGACAAAGATAGATGGGATACAACCACCCGATAGACCTTccaagggtttgttttgtacttttgaATCTTTTTCCACAAAAGGGACCATAAGTAGGATTCACAAAGAGATGAAGGATTCACAAATCCTCATCTCTTGGATGTTGCCATAGAAGCAGTTTACCTCGTACTCTGCATTAtcatcaaatcatcatttagaagaagcTTTTTATTGATTTCGGTCTAAAACTTTCATTATGgtatatatttttgttaccCAAACCAATAAACATATATTTCCATGCATTATAGGAATTCTAACTGAATCTGAGGGATTCACGAGTCGCGAAAGGACCATTTCGATTCttgattcgattcacgattacCTTGTAGTGATAGGGACCAGTTAACTGACGTACAAACTGACTAGAATCATGTTGGACCACGTAATGCTAAGAAATCAAGTGAACTGACCTGTTTAGGTTTTTTAATGACCTAAAATTTTCCAATGCGAGAGTATTATAATTGAATCCATTTCTTTCACGAGTGTGACCACTAAATCCTCAAAATATAACAAGTCTCCAAAATATTTGTACCGATATGATAAATTGGTAGGCATGAATcattcagcattaacaattatGTTCAAAACGTAAGAATGGCATCAAAATTTGTAAATAGTGCTAAAGAGAATTTAGTCCTTCATTCCATTATGGTCTCCACTAGACTAGCTCTGCACTTGAGAAATAGCTTAAGTCCAGGAGAGTATAGTTGAAAACATGGTAAATAAGCGAAGATACAAGTCAAATAGAATCAATTCAAAACAATCATTAACAAGGCAATCAAGTCTTCGTACTTGGTGCTAAAACATATGCACCACTTGGCCCTAGTAAAGTTAGTTATGGCCCTGTACAAACTCTAATTCTGTacaaatatattatatatgtgaaCCAGGTGTGTTTGTAATCCATTGCAGCTAGCCAAATAGTCTATAtgatttttttcggaaaattcCAAGTTCAACTATGAGCACAAGCATATTGAAATGAGTGCAAATAGAGGATAATGAACGATTACTCTTTGCACAAAGATTTATTGAAGGATGAATTGGATATGACCGGTTACCTCAATTCAGTACCATGAATGTTAGACATATAGATATAGATTCCACCGCCACGAGTAACATTGTTGAAACTCCACAACGATTGGCTACCATGTAAAGTGCGTGATTCTCCGATCAAAGCCACTCAAGTCTATCCTCTTATATTTGCTCTTTGTACTTGTCAAAACAAGGTCGTGCATATATAAGACTTATTCCACTGCAATCATTCTCACTCTACTCTCTGTGGCTCCCTCACTATATGTCCCACATTCTTCAACACCAATACCCCCTGTCCAGgcttatttgttttgaattacCCTGCACTATAGCTCCACCCGATTGCTTCCTAACAGCGCAACCATGACATTCAACCATTAATTCCCCAATCGATACTTCAGTAAATACTTTATTGTACTACGACCACTATTTATAACACTGATATATCTTACACAGTCCCTTTTTCTCTTACTCTTCAAAGACTAGTATAATATACTAAGTTCCTACCATAGCCATGCAGCTTCTTACACGCCTTCTTTGTGAAAGCTATGATTCATGTATTCTAATTGATTTATCCATCTATTTGCAGGTGAAGCGTCTTCTGGATGAAGGAATGGATGTGAACGTGGCTGCTTGGAGCCACAAATCTCAAGGGGTGACCCCTCTTCATCTTGCTGCAGAAGGTGGCCACCTCAAAGTTATGGATGTTTTGCTTGAGCGTGGTGCAAACATTGATGCCCGAACTAAGGGAGCATGTGGTTGTAAGTATTGAATTGGATAGGAACTTGCCGGATTGATGATAGAAACTTACATTTACTTGAGGAGCCGAGCTAGGGTTTTGACTTGAAGGGGCCAGTATacagaaaatatttttccaatcaTCAGTATCATTATGTTCTTTGGTATACTGTATAAAACATTGCTCAACAAGCGTATTGGATTAGCTTTTCAAAAGGAGCTAATCAAATACGCTTGTtgagctatatatatatatataagtggactgtttagctttttgtagactgataattagatcaaactaaattttatatatatatatatatatataaaatttagtCTACTTGATTAGCTTTTTGCAGACTAATTTATTGGACACAATGTGAATACTTAAATTTAGTATGTGGGGGCCTGATCCAAGTGCCAATATGTTTCTTGAGTGTGGTGCAAGCATTGATGCTTAAACTAAGGGTGCATTTGGTTGTCAATATTGAACACGGATATTTTCGTGCATGCGCACTTTCAAGTGAACACACCAAAATTATCTCATGGATATTTGGTCACCCTCCTCTAGTCCCAACCCCCTCCcatctctcctttttcttttcctccctgttttcttattttattgatttctgttataatttttttgcgCTTTGTTACATCCAGGGACTCCACTTCACAATGCAgctaaagaaagaaagaagcaagCAGTTAAATTCCTGGTGGAAAACGGGGCATTCTTGCCTGCTGACATGAACGACACCAGGTTCAATCCGCCGCTCCATTATTGCCCAGGTCTTGAATGGGCTTACGATGAGATGAGGCGCCTCCAGCAAGAAAATTCATCTTCAGCTGAGGCCTCTTGCAGTTCTGAGAGTTAGAGGTCATCTCTGCTCCTACTTTCTGTATGTCGCTGCTGTTTCAGTGGACCTTTAATCTAGGTTGTGTACTTATCAACTTTATCATACCCACTACTGTCATATCTTTGTTTCGTACTATTGGTCTTGTCATGGACTCATTTACAGATTGTTGTTGCTGTTTAATCATATCATAAAAACCTTGGTATTATTGAACAATATATCTtgggtttgttttttcttttgtacgTGGAAGCTGTACTCTGAAAGGTGGTGTTGCCATTTTCACCTTTCCTGTAAATTTGTGTGGAGTATTTGTCTGCAGTCGGGCAGTTATATTTGTCGCTGTTAAAATGTCTTCTGATTCAATCCGTGTCCATTCATGGCTGGAAACGAGACTTGCTGCTATGTTAGTTGGCCTGTGCATCAGTAGTGGTTGAGGCTTGCTGCTATATTACTTGGCATGTGCATCAGTAGTACTTCTGGTTCATGTCTTGTGGATACGAATCCTGTTTGGCAAGCATTGTGCAGTTGGTTGTCAATCTACATGATATAATTCAGGACGTTGTgggtcatatatatatatatatatatgaccgTATGCCACTATAGTAACAGGATTGATAATTAGTGTAATTTAATCAACGCTGTTCTTTCCAACGTTTCCCTActgacaagagagagagagagagagagagagtaatctTTCTCCTACTTGCAATTTGCAATGCCTTTTCATATTAAACTCCAACCATATCAATAAACGGCACTTCATCGTCAGTCAAAAGAGAGACAATATTCATGTGTCCCCAATAGTATGAAGCAACGGTGCGAGCTACTTGATCGTGCCAACATTTATGATATAATGTCATTGTGGTGGGGGCTTGGGGGGTTTCTTGGGCTCCTGGTAATTTCTGGAGGACTAGAAAAGACGATGCAGCTTGTGCAGAGGCCTCCAAAGCTTTCAACACATGACCAGCTTGTGCAGAGGCCTCTCCAAGGCTTTCGCGACACAGTACCGTAAAGCTTTCAGACATATGACGGTTGAGAGAGACAAGTTTCACTTTGCCAAAAATCCTACCAATTTTACCAGGAAGAAAAGCTTTCCCCAACTTTGGCATATGTTCGGGGGCACTCCATTTTGAAGAGTTCCGGCCAGCTTTAGACATTGGCAACAAGTGATGTGCATTGCTGGAATTCCTCTTACAAAGCTAATTGTTGAAGCAGGGTTTTAGAGATTTGATCTTCAAAGCACATTCCAATCAAAATAATGTCTTTTCGAAAAACCAAGAGCCATTAGGAGAATGGATCCATCTCTCGGCAGTTGCAGCAGGAGAGGAGGAAGGTCTctgaagagagagaataagTCACTGAGACATTTCTTTCTCATTGATGATGAAGGATGATATTTGGGCATCTACAAAATTTCACTTTTCCATCATCTAGACAGCATATGCATGGTGTTTGAAGTCCAAAAATAAGAGCTCTCTGGGGTAAAAATGTTGTTGGATACACCAGATGCGCAACATAGCTAGTGCACGAGGATGCGCCATCGTGACCTTGACAATTCTATAAATCCGAGGCTATTTTATTGGATGGCGCCTGAACCTGCATCGATGATGTCGCTCGTTTTGATTCCTAATTCTCCTGCCATCTTAGTTTTCCCTCCTCCTATATTCTCTCATACAATTTCTTcaactttcctttcttcttaaAAGTTAGTAGAaccaaacaaaagcaaataaTACAGTAAGCTTTTCTTACAATCTCTCTCTTGTATTTTATCCTTCATTACAATCTTTTATACACTACAATTTTGACATTAGCAACACCCATTACAGAACTGCCAAACATAGTGGCAAAATCTAAGCTCTAGCGGATGTCTGAATGTTAGAGCAGCATAAGCTAGCTTCGAATGTGCATACCAAGCAGTTGAATCTGATTCTTGAACAGATTCTCCAAGGGCGTGTTTGGAACTTATTGGAGAAAATGGAAAAGGATAGAGTTTTAAAAACTCTCCTTTCATTCTAGAATTATAGAGAGGGGAGTTTTTTAAAAGGCAAAAGCTACAAACAGCCCATTGGGCATTCCTCTGTGCATTCCACGCATTCTTTGCGTTGTACTTATATTGATGACTTTAAAAGCTACCAAATGACATCATATAAAGTAAAGGAaggtgattttggcactccaattttaGCCAATGACACTCcacttttagttttattttctccaCTTTTAGAGCGCCAGTGGTAAAaactggagtgccaaaatcaatttccaaagtAAATACACGAAAATGATTACCCTTTATTCTGTCTTTCAATTTATCTAGACCGAATGCACTGAGGCACTTTCCCCTTCTCTTaactcttttcttcttctcttcactTTTGCCACAAACTCCAAGCCACGGCCATTAATTCCGAACAATACCGTGAGTTTCTTTGGacaaattttttgactttttggcaCGTTTGTTTTCAtctattttctcttatttttttataagatttGGGTCAAACTCGTATATCATATTTTTTGTCTCAACGTGAAAAATCGCAAAAGTACAAAATGTAgtccaaatttggaaaaaaaaaaaaaaaactcatatttggaaaaagaaaaaaaaaactcataaaagaCTATGAATAAGTTAACTTTGACTTTTCGAAAATTTCCGTTGCCTTATATTTTTTCTCATGACTGAGGTTGTGTACAACAACTAATGACCTGCGTCAGCAGACCTGCTAACCTTTAGCCTAATCATGTGGTTCAAAAAGTTAACCTCAAATTATACAGTAGCTGCTCACGATACGTATATATGAattctattatttttatgatcttGTCCTGATGAAAAATATGATACTTGATCCAAATCTTGCAaagattaagaaaaaataacttaaaaaaattGTGTCGAAGATTTACTTGCTTCGATAAACATGATGTATATCTAGTTATCTACTTAATTAATAAGGAGGAGTTGATCGACTATAATTAATAAGGATTACAAAGCACTTCAATATCCTCTGAGTCTCTATTTTTCTAGTTTCTCTCATTAACAACAAGCTTTTTTAACCCTAAAACTACATAAAACTCtcctaattttttgatttttttttccaatttaaagACCTCAATTAATTCTTTGAATTGtttcaaagaaattttaaaaatcgtGAGATGTACTCtatattttcccaaaaaatatagGTCTTTTCGTAGAATACTAGTTCCATTTTAGGAGTAACATCCTTTTgttagaggaaaaaaaaatgaaaatgtgaaaCAAAGAGTAGCTGGAAGGTTTTtgctgaaagaaaaaaaggttaaaGCTCAAGGTCAAATTTGCCATTTAACGAAGATAAAAGGACTACGCCACTGTTATTTGAAAagatattaaattatttacaccgccggtgaaacatttgtttcctccaaatcaattatgttGTGCCACGTCGCCATGTTATATTAATTGGAATCACTGTTTTTATGACGTGGGTCAATGCAATtaatttaaaagaaataaatatttataccgctggtatatataattttttctcatttgaaaaAGCCTATGGAAAGAGAGTATAGGCTCTACAGGTGGATTGTTCTTCCTCCAACAGCTATCATTGCTTTTCTCCATGCAAACGCCCGCCGGGCTGCATATAGCAAAACTCTTTTTAaaacaagttcaattttttctccaatttcTTCTTAATTCTCCCTCTAATTTCCCtcattattttctcttcttttctatttCCTTCCTCAAATTCCAAACAGGTCTACAgtgggagagagtgagagaggttCTAAGCGTATGCAAGATCCGGAAAATAGCTACACTTCTGTCTTCTTCACTGTTTGATGCTTTGGGTTCAATGTTTTGGGATGAAAGTTGTTTTCATAGTATCGTGATGCTTAGGGATATTTGCTTCAGTAGTAGGTGATAGTTTGGTTGCTTGGAGGGGGCCAGAGGCGGACTTAGTAAGAGTCACGTgaggtcacgtgcccccacacCTTctcatactattttttttcaactaaggttttctttgttttatttagGGGTGCAAAGTATAGTTCACACAATTAGGAACCTTTTTCAAGACATGTACTATAACTTAGAGATTGTCAAATAATTTGTCAAACACAtaaaatcaagttgattggaCACTGATAATAACTTGAtaagaatattttatttatacaaaaatgGTTAGACCGTGTATATTTTATGAGTAAAAGTATTTCAATGGAGTTGTTTCAATTTAAAGTCCAATCAACAtagattttttgatgaacaatttATATGACGAGCCCTATCatatgaacggtttggattgaCAAGGGAAGATGTACTTGTGGATAAATTGAACTTGCAGGGAATCTGAGTCCTTTTATTAAGTTAGGAAGTAAGAAAAACATAGTGTGGTTTTGAAGAACAAAACATTAAAACAAAATTCTGGAAAACGTATTTTGTCGCTTCGCaactcaaatgaaaaaaaatttagtagagAATACACATGTGTAGATATGTTCAAAAACTTTGGGAATGGTGTATAATTTTAGTTGACGGTAAAATTCTTTAAGGTTATAAATGATTAATTGATTATGTGCCCCCACTATAAATAATTTCTCGCCTCTTGAATTTTGAGCATGCatccttggtttgttttcttatGTCGGTTCTTTTGCGTTCAGCAACTACTTATTAAAGACATTTTAACTACTGGTATCAGTGGTATGCGCTTCGAATCTCAAGCTGAATTCAACCTGCAGCCTCCTCTCAAGCAAACACAGTTCGGTGTGGACAAAAATGGTATAAATCCATGGAAATTGTTGATCGGATAAAACACAAATGGAATTCGTCAACTTGGTCCATGCAgttttaattggctcgatttacattCTGTACTTTCCCTTTTGtaccaacttggtccaattactaactgtcgtTAGCTTGTTTAACGCCGAATGGGCCCCTTTTCtggggttaaaacagtaattctctcattTCCCAGTGTGGGACTACTCAAACTTCAACATCACTAGTTAGgaatcagtgcatgggccaagtgtaggaaaatgaataGAATGcagggcactattttttgtaaccccttgggctgttaagttaggtttaatgtaacctagttgagtggtttgttatgtcttTGTTAATGGTTATGACTTGCTAAATTTGAAActgagtttatgtaatattctgacttttggacatggtttctttatcatgttgtgacttttggacatgattctatatgcattttcaggtTGCGTTCTTTTGAAAagtgttcttatttgaattttttttgcatttgttagttttgcgccaaactttatgggttattgattcgtctcgacgagaggaatcggaaaagtaaatttttttttactttttatccaagtattttgagaaataaccactttgtAACATCAAAATGTCAttctttttgctaaaaagtaattatttctcaaaatacttaggtaaaagtaaaaaatatattatttttccgatttctctcgtcgagacgaatcaataacccacaaaagtttggcgtaaaactaacaaatgcgaaaaaaattcaaataaagacaattttcaaatttaagttagtTCAAAgtactatgcaaaaaaataaggcATCCTAGTATTCATACCAGTGGTTATGTTGCCTTATGactgatcatgaaaatgatgaattagagagcaactttttttttgcagaaaactataaccaaattttgCTCATTACCAAAATCCAAACTTGATACCAATGGTTAATAttgagaatggaagaatgagctgtattttagttcagaggtatattagagCAAGAGAAGAATGAAAGAATTACTATTTTAACCCCAGAAAAGGGACTCATTCGTGTTTGGCGTTAATagacagttagtaattggatcaagttggaacaaaatggaaaatacaaagtgtaaatcgagccaattaaaactacagggaccaaattgacacagaCACTTAACTACGGGaaccatttcggtttttttccctAAATAAAAAGGAATACGGAATAGGAATTAGCAATACCATCACATGCTACAGCGAGACAGTTGCAGAACAATTACCATCAATTCAAAAACCAACATTTTGAACTAGACAACAGAGATAGCATATCCTCCACTGGAATCATCATCCCTAGCCCCAAAAATTTTACAGCACAGAAaagaataaacaaaacaaacaaagtcAAACAACGGTGACCATCACACAACAATGCCAGTGTACTTTATACACTCGACTCTGGAACAAACTCCTCAGAGATGCACCTTCTATAACTGTAACTCAATATTCATACTCCAAAACCAATATAGCATCCAGAGTACTCACTATCCAGGTATCTCACCTTCCTCTAACTCCTCATCCTCCACTGGGATGCCTCTGCTGAAATCCGGGTTGTCCCTTCTTTCCACTGGTCCCACTTCCTCAGGAAACATACCTTCCCAATCAAGAAAGTCATCAGGATTAGTTTGTGCAATAAGATCCGAGTATGCATCAATCAACCCTTGCTCAAAATCAAAATCTGTGTCCTCAAACACTCCTGTGTTCGTGGTCTTGGTGCTGGAGCTGTATAAATTATCCTGTGCTTCATGGGCTTGAGTCTCTAACAATGGCGTGTCTAATTTTTCATGGAATTCCTTCTCAATTACCTTGTCTTTACCGGGGATGGAATACTTCATGAGATCCAAAACCTGAGGATTTGGAGAGGGGTCATCTTCTATCTCCTCCTCCCTAAAGGTCACCCCCTTTGGACTTGGGTGATTACTACTGACAGACTGCTTGTTCTCTATTCTCTGAGGAATGGCATCCTTGATGACTTCAAAATCGCAAGGGTGTGAAGGAAGAAAAACATGAATTACGGGATACtccaaaataaccaaattttcaaGTTGTTGGCGGATTGGAGCCTTTATGTCAAACTCCCGGAAAGGTGATTTAGGACCCTGCAGTAATAGGACTTTTTTGTGAGATTAGATAGGATATGACTAATAGACAAATGTAATATTAAAAATGGAAACTCCACCTCAAAGAAAGGGTAGGATTTACTCAATTCAAAGAGGTTGATGGCAATCACCAATCCAGGCAATTAAGCAAGTACAGAACTAACCAATATCATCATCAGCTCAGATTGCAGAAACTCTCAACCTTaattttaacaaacaaaatagcTAGACGCAACGGAACTTTTTtccctcctctctttttcttgttattATGGAGCTTGGAGCCACGCTAAATAGCTGGGGAGATGACCCCATTTCAAAACGATTTTAGTACATAAATAACAAGCTAGTTCTGCTCGCATTGAACTTCCATGCTTCAGTTATAGACGAATTTTAAATGCCAATACAAACTGATGCAAATTTTGAATGAGCAAAAGTAAAGCTTGGGCCCAACCCAATTCATTGCATTTCTTGTAAGATTAGCAGATAGGGAGGAGGGCTTTGGTGTTGAACAAATGGAAGCTtctttattactccctccatcccgcaaagatgatccaGTACTCCATTTAGGGATGTCCCAGAAAGAttgtccattttaaaaagtttcaaaaaaagtaACGAAGCATTCTCATTCTGCACACATTTTCTCTGACCTTATACAAGTTAGGATTTCAAGAAGCATTCCAGCAAGGGGGAAAATTAGAAAGTTAACAAAAGTACAAtgtaataaattaataattatgtTCCTTTAAATAGTACCCAGATTGCTTATTTGAGGATAAGCTAAGACCCCTACAGGGGTTAACCCACCCCATCATTAAGTTATCCCACATGCCCCTCAAACCTCTCCAAAAAGTCCATACCCTTTTTGTGATCTCATTGCAAGGGACAACTAAGTAAACTCTCACAATATTTCTTTAGCCACCCACTCTTATAGATCCATTTCAACTACCAAACAAACCCTTTCTTAGCTAATCCCTCATTCATAACTAATTCCCCCTAACATATCCACCCTACTTTCATATCCCAAAACCTTACCCGACTGCCAAGCGAGCCGTAATGGAGAACTGAATCTGGTGACTGGTTTTTGCTCTTCACAATGGCAACATATCAAAAAAGATATCCAAGTATCACTACAAAGAAAAGTtgggggaaagaaaaaagagaccTTCGGATATTTACGGATGAAAAATTTGAGCGAGTCTAGAGGCTCCTCACAGAACTGCTTCAGCTTGTGATTCCACGGACTGGGTTTTAAATGGTTCTCAATCACCGAGCAGAGACTTTTACTTTCATCGACTCTGCAACAAAGTAACATGCATGACGTCAAAGAGAATGCATATCGACCCTGCATTAATGAGAAGTGAAATACTGGCAGATTACTCAGAAACAATGAAACAGTAGGATAACATCTCAAATGCAAATGAATACAACTCACCCATGGTCAATCAACACAACGTCGTCTGTTGCATGAAACCGCCACTCAATTGACCAGGAGATGAACTTCTTCCTGAAATACAGTTCAAGAAATTTATCCTCTCATTacacagagaaaaaaaagttataaaacCTAATACAGGGGGCAAGGCAGCAgatatagaaaaaaagaaataacactCCAATAAAGCATGGTAACATCCCCACTATTGTCCAATACTAAGGTGAAATGAGAATAAAGTAATAATTCAAGTTGATGGATAGCGtggcattctctctctttcttcttttcctttcgcCCCAGAGGTACGAGATCTTTTTtaaattggcaaagaaaatttcgTTCATCATAAGtgataaaaaatgaaattgaatagaatagaatagaaaGGTACGGTCTTTTTTAAAAGATGTATACAGGCAGGAGAATAATTACTTTGCTTCTTCTGGAACAAAAAGCCTCTCCTGCACTAAAGGTGCGCAACAAGCAAAGCCATACGAATAGAATCACAGAAAACATCAATATATAAGAAACCTACCTCCTTTTTGTAGGCTGTAACTTCATTAATGAGGAAGTTACACCCTTAGAAaatcggggagagagagagagagagagagcacattGGAGACAAGATGGAAAAGTATTAAAGAGCAAGGAGGCAGACATAAAAATTTCTAGGGCTGAGTACAACTTTTGAATAACTTCTATTGACTAATTAATACTAGACAGTGAGTACAACTCACTGCTTGCATAACCACAGCTCACTGCTTTTGTTTGGGGTTCGACTCCAACCCGTGTGCCATCAATTCCTATGTTGGGCTAGTCCATACTAAGCCTTGCCCTGGCTTCAATTGGGCCTTGGGCCACCTACTAGTGGATGGTGAGATTGGTCCTCTCAATTAGCCGGCTCCTTGGGCCGGAACCGGATACCGAgttataaagaaaaaacaaaaaatcttgaAGGACTGATGGGGTATCAAATCCAGAAAATTACAATTCCCCAATGAACAGCACATCAGAAGCTCATGTCTGTATCAACAACATAATGGTTATCtaacaaaattcagaaaagcaaacatcaaattccaaaaaatcaatGCATAAAACAATGAGTAAGCAGCAAGAACTAAGATCCATGTAGTCAATTCATGGTGACAACCTTCATTAAAAAGATAACGACCTGTTG contains the following coding sequences:
- the LOC131318072 gene encoding phytochrome-interacting ankyrin-repeat protein 2-like → MPEAKLGSIRRTQSLRRSVGDRDDRGWTLLHVGARRGDVREVKRLLDEGMDVNVAAWSHKSQGVTPLHLAAEGGHLKVMDVLLERGANIDARTKGACGWTPLHNAAKERKKQAVKFLVENGAFLPADMNDTRFNPPLHYCPGLEWAYDEMRRLQQENSSSAEASCSSES
- the LOC131318079 gene encoding uncharacterized protein LOC131318079 produces the protein MDEPEEPSSTNPNAKPLCEECKLNPSKYKCPGCSTRSCSLLCVKAHKQRTGCTGKRQQTQFVPLSHFDDNLLLSDYNMLEDVKRVADSAQRMRLKLGGYPHFRLPFPLKSLRSAAASRRTKLLFLPSGMSKRETNQSYYNNRKKFISWSIEWRFHATDDVVLIDHGVDESKSLCSVIENHLKPSPWNHKLKQFCEEPLDSLKFFIRKYPKGPKSPFREFDIKAPIRQQLENLVILEYPVIHVFLPSHPCDFEVIKDAIPQRIENKQSVSSNHPSPKGVTFREEEIEDDPSPNPQVLDLMKYSIPGKDKVIEKEFHEKLDTPLLETQAHEAQDNLYSSSTKTTNTGVFEDTDFDFEQGLIDAYSDLIAQTNPDDFLDWEGMFPEEVGPVERRDNPDFSRGIPVEDEELEEGEIPG